From the Xylella fastidiosa genome, the window CGGTTGAGTGTCAACGTTAATAAGATTGCAGTTTTACGTAACTCCCGTGGTCACGGTGCACCCGATGTGATACGTGCAGCTAGTGCCTGCATTGATGCAGGTGCGCACGGTATTACGGTGCATCCGCGTCCTGATGCACGTCATATCCGCCATGATGATGTGATCAGGTTATCGGCTTTGACCCGTGCACGCGGTGTGGAATTCAACATCGAAGGTAATCCGTTTGCAGAGCCACGTGCAGGTTATTGTGGGCTTCTGGCACTTTGCCGTGAAACCCGCCCTCATCAGGTCACTTTGGTTCCCGATGGGGATCAGCAGATAACATCCGATCACGGTTTCGATTTTGCACGGGAAGGTCCTGGGCTGCGTCCATTGATTGATGAAATCAAGCAGTGGGGATGTCGCGTGAGTCTATTTGTTGACGTTAACGTCACCGGTCTGGCTGATGCAGCAATATGGGGTGTGGATCGGATTGAACTTTATACGGGGCCGTATGCGGAGATGCATCATGCGGGTTGTTCGGATGCTGTGTTGCGTGAATTTGCTACTACGGCACGTCTTGCGCAGGATGTCGGCTTGGGTGTCAATGCTGGCCATGACTTGTCGCAAACGAATCTTGGTGTGTTTTTAGGGGCTGTCCCTGATGTGTTGGAGGTTTCGATTGGTCACGCACTGATCAGTGAGGCGTTATATGAGGGATTAATACCAACAGTGCGCCGTTACTTGGATATTCTGGATTCGGTCAACCCTGCTGTTTCTATGCGTTGATGTTGTTTCGGAGTCTGTGAGGTTTATAGGATTTTGTGGTGACCTCAAGGCATCTGAGTAGGTGTGACGCTACAGGCGGGTGTTCATCATGATGTGTTGTGTGATCTTATTTGCTTTTTCGATGTTATGTGGCGAAGTATGTTTGAAATCAAGCTTCGTTATATTAAGGAGTTGTTGGTTTCATTAGGCATGGAGGTCGTATGATAGCCGATTCACTTTGAGTCTTTCCATTGCAAGATTTTCTATTGAATGCGATAGAAGCATGAGAGGATGAGGTGGTGTTGTGTACCTATTGACGTTATTTTTTTCTTTATTTGAATAAAGTTTTACGGATATATTCAGTGAAAGTTGATAGGGTGGTTTTCATGAAGATAATTTTCACTGTGAGTGGTTCAAACATCATTTGATGTGGAACGTATGTTAGGAGGCATCTCGGATTGATTTAATCATTTCATTAAATACACGATATTTTGTATCAGCGTCTTTGAGGTTATTCATTTTAAGTTGGCAAGTGAAGCCAATACATGGCGTGTACGAAACAACGCTGCTTGTGCTTGTACGACGTTTTGCAGTACATCACCGAGTGCGCTGATAACATCTTGACGTTGGTGTAGGATCTTGGAAAGTGCGCTGACCTCGGTACAAAGTGTTTCCATTTGCTTGGCCGCTAATGCAACAAGCTGTGCTGCATCGGGGGGGAGAGGTGCAGAGGCAACGGTTGTCGGTTTCTCTTGATTGGAGATGTTTGTTAGGTGTGTTTCTCCTTCTTGGAAATCAGTTTTGGATTCTTGCATGCGGGAATCAGTCGTCGCGTTTTTTTCATTTGTTGTTGACTTGGCATTTTGTAATTTTTCACGGACTGTTTTACGCATATTGATTCCAGGATCTACTTTGGCTTGATCGATAATCGTTTTTGCTGCAGTTTGATTGACCTTTTCAAGTCGATATAGGTCGTTGATGGCCGTAATATCAGCGGTGATGCCTTCTGTAACAGCTTGACTGGTGAGGCTGTTGGTCTCTACTACTTCGAGAAAGTTGATGCGTTCAGAGACCCAGTTGATTCCTTTGTTCCATTCGGCGGCGACTTTTTCTAACGTACCAAGACGTTCCTTGTCATCGCGCAGTGCAACTGCAATTTCTAGTTGTGTCAGATTTTCGCGTTGGATATTTTCGGCGCGTTGTACTCGTCTTACCTGATCGTCGGTCAATTCTCTAATTACGGCTTTGAGTTTGATATCAACGGCTTTGCAAGCAAGCCAACGGCGTTCACCGGCGACCATTAAATAACGGCCTGGTTTTTTAGAGTTTTTACGTAATATAACAGGCTCATGTTGTCCATCTCGTTTCATGTCATTGCCAAGTTCCATTAATGATTCGATCGTGAAGCCAGGGTTATCCTTGCTACGCATCTGTTTTTCTAGGTCAATTAATTCTGGATCAATTTCTTCGATACGCTCCCCAGAGAAAGCGACAGTTGCAAGCTGATTATGCTCTTGGGTTGGTTTAATTTTATTTCCAAATAAACTCATCGCGGTTGCTCTATCTAGTTCAAACAATGTGTGTAACAACAGTATGACGTGCCTGATACATTTTTTAATTTTGTACTGGCATTACATGTGGGATCAGGATCGGAAAGATATTTACATGCTGTGCCGGTGGTTTAGGTCTATAGATTGATTGGATAGGGGTTGTGTTTTACGGACAGATTTCGTTAGTTTTTTTAAAATTTTGATCCCATTTCAATATGTTGTTGGTGCTATTGGGTAAGGGGTGCATGGTATCAATGTCATAATTTTGAAGGTCACTCCAGCACTTGTACTTTACGGTTTCATCATGGATTGAATTAGAACGCCGAAAGATTGAACGGTGATACAACGCAGCTGTGTATTGGTCAGAATGCCAAGGATGTGATGCTGCAAGTCAGCAAAAATCTCATTGATGGTGAGGTTGCCATTAGAGGCTAATTGTCATGATGATGTGTGCATTTGACGAGTAATTGCGTTGAGAGGTGTCTCTTTGTTATCTAGAGCACTGATGTCATTCTTGATGAATAAAAGATGATTAGTGAATTTATCTGGTGCTTTTATCTCGGTGACGTTGCTTTCCAGGGTGGAAGTAATAGGTTTCTCTAATTTGTTGGGCTGGATATGCTGATTACTGAGTCAGTCTTGAAGATGATGTTGCTTGGCGGTTTACTCTTTGATAAGAGGTAGTCATTGGCCGTATTGAAAGGGGGCATTGTATGGATCATGCGTGGTACATCACTTTAAGCGTTTGAAGTTTTTTAGGTGCTGCAAGAAAAGAATTTTTGTTATCAGTGATGGTTCTGGATGATAAGATCAATTTTTTATTTTATAAAATAGGTTTGATGTTATATAAAAACGTATGGAGGCGATGATTTATTGAGGTGAAAGTGATTAATGAAAATAAATACAGTGATATTTAAGATGTGATGGGTGTTTTTTCATCACGATGTTATGTCAGTACGGTGTTGTGTGAATTTAACAAGTTCTTATTTGATGTTGGCATGAAATATTTTTCAGATTATGCCCGCATTTCGGAAAATGCATTACAGATGGGGTAAGGTGGTTGTGTTGCCGGTGTTGCCGGTGTTGCCGGTGTTGCCGGTGTTGCCGGTGTTGCCGGTGTTGCTGATCTGCTCATGGCACGCGTGCGCAGATCCAGGCATCGATCCTTGTAACCCCAGTGTGGCGTAATGCTCGTGCTGCTGCATGTAGGGTAGTGCCTGTTGTCATCACATCATCAACGAGGGCAACGTGTGTAGGGAGTGGATGTATGGGAATGAATGCATTGTGCAGGTTGCTGCGGCGTTTATTTGCATTGAGTTGAGATTGTGGGATGGTTGCACGCACTCGGCGTAATGCTGGCAGGCATGGTAGTTGCAATCTGTTTCCGAGGTGGCGTGCTAATTCAAGAGCCTGATCGTAGCCGCGTGTAAGCAAACGTCCGTGGTGTAAGCTCACAGGGACAAGTGCTTGCGGTCGCGGCCAATGTTGCGCAGCCATGGCCATGTTGTCAGCTAATAGGTGGCCACATTCTAAATCTTGGTGAAATTTGAAACGCGATATGAGTTTGTTAATTGGCCAGTGGTATAGAAATGCTGCGTGGGCTGTTTCCAACGGTGGTGGATCGTATAAGCAGGGACCACATGTTGGGTGTATGCCTTCAAG encodes:
- a CDS encoding pyridoxine 5'-phosphate synthase, with translation MSQRTRLSVNVNKIAVLRNSRGHGAPDVIRAASACIDAGAHGITVHPRPDARHIRHDDVIRLSALTRARGVEFNIEGNPFAEPRAGYCGLLALCRETRPHQVTLVPDGDQQITSDHGFDFAREGPGLRPLIDEIKQWGCRVSLFVDVNVTGLADAAIWGVDRIELYTGPYAEMHHAGCSDAVLREFATTARLAQDVGLGVNAGHDLSQTNLGVFLGAVPDVLEVSIGHALISEALYEGLIPTVRRYLDILDSVNPAVSMR
- a CDS encoding ParB/RepB/Spo0J family partition protein, yielding MSLFGNKIKPTQEHNQLATVAFSGERIEEIDPELIDLEKQMRSKDNPGFTIESLMELGNDMKRDGQHEPVILRKNSKKPGRYLMVAGERRWLACKAVDIKLKAVIRELTDDQVRRVQRAENIQRENLTQLEIAVALRDDKERLGTLEKVAAEWNKGINWVSERINFLEVVETNSLTSQAVTEGITADITAINDLYRLEKVNQTAAKTIIDQAKVDPGINMRKTVREKLQNAKSTTNEKNATTDSRMQESKTDFQEGETHLTNISNQEKPTTVASAPLPPDAAQLVALAAKQMETLCTEVSALSKILHQRQDVISALGDVLQNVVQAQAALFRTRHVLASLANLK
- a CDS encoding ComF family protein translates to MKDAVNSNHILTDTWCDRLLRWLLPSYCLACNEPGHQGKTLCATCQLLLPRMENACLRCAAPLKELEGIHPTCGPCLYDPPPLETAHAAFLYHWPINKLISRFKFHQDLECGHLLADNMAMAAQHWPRPQALVPVSLHHGRLLTRGYDQALELARHLGNRLQLPCLPALRRVRATIPQSQLNANKRRSNLHNAFIPIHPLPTHVALVDDVMTTGTTLHAAARALRHTGVTRIDAWICARVP